Genomic segment of Nocardiopsis mwathae:
CGTGGACGTCGGTGTTCGGCACCGAGATCGCCGCGATCGGTGCCGAGCGCCCCGAGGTCGTGTGCCTGACAGCGGCCATGCTGCGCCAGGTCGGACTGGACACCTTCGCCCGTCGTTTCCCCGAGCGCGTCTTCGACGTCGGTATCGCCGAGCAGCATGCGGTCTGCTCGGCCGCCGGGCTGGCCACCGGCGGCCTGCACCCGGTCGTCTGCGTGTACTCGACGTTCCTCGGCCGTGCCGTCGACCAGTTGCTCATGGACGTCGCACTGCACAGCTTGCCGGTGACGTTCGTGCTGGACCGGGCCGGGATCACCGGACCGGACGGGCCCAGCCACCACGGCATGTGGGATACGGCACTGCTGTCCGTGGTGCCCAATCTGCGCCTGGCCGCACCCCGCGACGCCGCCCGGCTGCGCGGGCTGCTGCGCGAGGCCATCGCCATGGATGAGGGCCCGACCGCCGTCCGCTTTCCCAAGTCTGCTGTGGGCTCCGACATCGACGCCCTCACCCGCATGGACGGTCTGGACGTTCTGCACCGGTCCCGGCGCCTGAGGCTGGACGTGCTGCTGGTCGCGGCCGGGGTGATGGCGGGACCATGCCTGGACGCGGCACGCGAACTGGAGGCGCAGGGCATCGGCGTCACCGTGGTGGACCCGCGCTGGATCATCCCGATCAACCCGACCCTGGCCCATATGGCGGCCCGGCACCGGCTGGCGGTGAGTGTGGAGGACTGCACCCGCACCGGCTCCATGGGCTCGATGTTCGTCCAGGTGTGCGCGGACGCCGGGATCACCACACGCCTGCGCGTACTCGGGCTGCCGCGTGACTTCATCGAGCACGGCTCGCGCGCCGAGCTCCTCATCGAGCACGGCCTGACCGGAACGAGGATCGCCAACGAGGCACGACGTGCCCTTTCGGCGACGGTAGAGCACGGCCGACCACCCGGTGGGCAGGACAAGGAAAGCGAGGGAGACCGACCATGAGCGCCGTTGACCTGGGCATGCCGGGCCATGCAAGCGATGGGCTCGCCCCCCGGCGAGCCTCCCGGCAGGTGATGGTGGGCGATGTCCCCATCGGCGGGTCGGCACCGGTGTCGGTGCAGTCGATGACGACCACCGTCACCGCTGACATCGACGCCACCCTGCAGCAGATCGCCGAACTGACCGCCGCCGGTTGCCAGATCGTGCGGGTGGCGGTCCCCTCGGCCGACGACGCCGCGGCCCTCTCGGTCATCGCGCGCAAGTCGCAGATCCCGGTGATCGCCGACATCCACTTCCAGCCGCGCTACGTCTTCGCAGCGATCAACGCCGGCTGCGCTGCCGTACGGGTCAACCCCGGCAACATCAAACGGTTCGACGACCAGGTGTCCCAGATCGCGCGGGCGGCCGCGGGCGCGGGCATCCCCATCCGCATCGGCGTGAACGCCGGCTCGCTGGACCCGCGGCTGCTCGCCCGCTACGGGGGCGTGTGCGCAGAGGCGCTGGTGGAATCCGCCCTATGGGAGTGCTCGCTGTTCGAGGAACACGACTTCCAGGATCTGAAGATCTCGGTCAAGCACCACGACCCGATGGTGATGGTTCGCGCCTACCGGATGCT
This window contains:
- a CDS encoding 1-deoxy-D-xylulose-5-phosphate synthase; its protein translation is MTPGTGAPPSRTGFPFGGGSDLRALHTEELTDLAARIRSFLVERVCRTGGHLGPNLGVVELTIALHRVFDSPRDVLLFDTGHQAYVHKILTGRADGFDALRQRGGLAGYPSRVESDHDVIENSHASTALSYADGIAKALRHRGRRDRAVVAVVGDGALTGGLAWEALNNIATAPYRNLTIVLNDNGRSYDPTVGGLGEHLARLRGDGRVAPKAPAPSPARPALRATAAHAPATVFEAMGLAYRGPVDGHDIGAMEVELRAAAAAERPTVVHCVTVKGRGYGPAESDEADCLHGVGVLDPSTGRPAKAAAPTWTSVFGTEIAAIGAERPEVVCLTAAMLRQVGLDTFARRFPERVFDVGIAEQHAVCSAAGLATGGLHPVVCVYSTFLGRAVDQLLMDVALHSLPVTFVLDRAGITGPDGPSHHGMWDTALLSVVPNLRLAAPRDAARLRGLLREAIAMDEGPTAVRFPKSAVGSDIDALTRMDGLDVLHRSRRLRLDVLLVAAGVMAGPCLDAARELEAQGIGVTVVDPRWIIPINPTLAHMAARHRLAVSVEDCTRTGSMGSMFVQVCADAGITTRLRVLGLPRDFIEHGSRAELLIEHGLTGTRIANEARRALSATVEHGRPPGGQDKESEGDRP
- the ispG gene encoding flavodoxin-dependent (E)-4-hydroxy-3-methylbut-2-enyl-diphosphate synthase, which translates into the protein MSAVDLGMPGHASDGLAPRRASRQVMVGDVPIGGSAPVSVQSMTTTVTADIDATLQQIAELTAAGCQIVRVAVPSADDAAALSVIARKSQIPVIADIHFQPRYVFAAINAGCAAVRVNPGNIKRFDDQVSQIARAAAGAGIPIRIGVNAGSLDPRLLARYGGVCAEALVESALWECSLFEEHDFQDLKISVKHHDPMVMVRAYRMLAERCDYPLHLGVTEAGPPPQGTVKSAVAFGILLAEGIGDTIRVSLSAPPVEEVTIGISILESLGLRERRLEIVSCPSCGRAQVDVYRLTDEVTAAFEGFPFPLRVAVMGCVVNGPGEAREADIGVSCGNGKGQIFVKGKVIRTVPESKIVETLLDEALALAPDAAGEAAEELGPQGRGG